A stretch of DNA from Lysinibacillus sp. B2A1:
GCTGCAACTTGCGTTCGGGTGCCAGTCGTTTCAGGACACTCTGAATCTGTTTATATTGAAGTAGAAAACGAAGCAACAGTACAAGAAATCTTCGACGTATTACGCAATGCACCAGGCGTTGTTTTACAAGATGATATTACAACACAAACTTACCCAATGCCGATTTATGCAGAAGGGGAGGACGCTACCTTTGTAGGACGTATCCGTCAAGATTTAGATAATAATAAAGGATTCCACCTATGGATTGTTTCCGATAATTTATTAAAAGGCGCTGCATTGAACTCTATCCAAATTGCAGAAGCAATGCTTGAGGATAACTTACTATAAGAGGGGTGTAAGGATGAATTTAGGTCGAATTGGAACGGCTATGATTACGCCGTTTAAAGAGGATGGCACGATAAATTACCCAGAGTTAGAACGGATTATTAATCACTTAATAGACAACGGTACAGATTGTATTGTTGCATGTGGCACAACCTCTGAAAATCCAACGATGTCCACAGAAGAAAAAATTGAAGTTGTACGCTTTACAGTTGAAAAAGCGGCAGGGCGTGTACCTGTTATAGCAGGGACAGGAGATAACGAAACAGCTTATTCCATTGCAATGACACATAAGGCTGAAGAAAATGGTGCAGATGGTATTATGCTTGTAGCTCCGTACTATAATAAGCCAAACCAACGTGGTATCTTCGCACACTTTGAAACCATCGCAAAAGAAACTAGTCTGCCTGTTATGCTTTATAATGTACCTGGACGTACTGGGATCAATGTTGCTTACGAAACATCTGTTGCGTTAAGTAAAATTCCAAATATCGCTTGGATAAAAGAAGCGAGTGGCAATTTAGATCAAATGGGCGATATTATTGAGAATGTCGACGCAGATGACAATTTCTTAGTATATAGTGGTGATGATGGTTTAACACTTCCACTACTAGCAATTGGCGGTGCAGGAATTATTTCAGTTGCTGCCCATGTTGTTGGGAATGATATGCAATTGATGATTAAGGCGTTTGAAGAAGGAAATCACAAGCTAGCAGCCAAAATTCATCGAGCATTACTGCCACTAGTACGTGCACTATTTGCTCAACCGAATCCTTCACCTGTCAAATATGCAATGACAAAATTAGGCTTTGATACACTCAATGTCCGTTTACCAATGATGGAGATGACAGATGAGGAAAAAGCTAATTTTGATCGAATTTGGGATACGTATCAAGAAAAAGCGAGAAGCTTTAGAGAAATAAATAGCTATAATTAAGCCTTTAAGACTTTAGACAAACTTGAATTTGTCTAAAGTCTTTTTGCTATGTAAAAGTTGCTCTCTTAATTGTCATCATAGTTGGGAGTGCTCGGGTAAGAGGAAAAAGTGCTCGGGTAAGAGAGAAAAGCGCTCAGGTAAAGGCACGGTCTGAGGTTAGTATAAAAAGTGGACACGGAAAACTGAGAGTAGCTATGATAGAAATAACTATTTTAAAGGACGTGTACCGAATGACTAAAAAAATAACCCAAGAATATCGTGATTATGTTGTGAAATTAGTAGTAGAAGAAAATCGAAAAGTAACAGAATTATCGTATGAATTAGGGCTTGGGGAATCTTCTATTCATCGCTGGGTAAAAAAGTATCGTGATGGAAAAAAGCAAGAAAATGGCGACGTAAAATATATAACCCCTTCGGAGCTAAAGAAGTTAGAAGCAACTTATGAAAAGAAACTTCGTGACGTAGAAGAGGAGAATGCCATTCTAAAAAAGGCGATGCACATCTTTGCCAAAAACCCGCAGTAGTGTTTGAATTTATTGAAGCGCATAAACAGGAGTTTTCGATTGTAAAGATGTGCCGCGTTTTAAAAGTGTCGACGAGTGGCTATTATAAATGGCTGGCAAAACAGGCAGCACCGATAACAGAAAAAGAAGAATATAAAATGAAAGTTACACAAAAAATTAAACAATCGTTTCATGAAAGCTATGGTACGTATGGCAGCCCGCGAGTACATAAAGATCTGTTGGAATGGGGTTATCCTCTTTCACAAAAAACAGTGGCAAACATCATGCGAGGACTGGAACTGTGCGCAACACAGCCGAGAAGCTATGTGACGACAACAGATTCAAATCATGACGCACTGGTGTATCCGAATATACTGAAACGCATGTTTTATGTGGAAGAACCAGATCAAGTATGGGTCGCTGATATTACCTATATCCGAACGCTGGAGGGATGGGTGTATTTAGCGAGTATTATGGATCTGTATTCTCGTAAAATTGTAGCGTGGGAAATGGCCGATCATATGAAAGTAGATTTAGTGTTAATAGCTTTGAAAAAAGCGTTCTTCATACGCCGACCCAAAAAAGGACTCATTCATCATTCAGACCGTGGGGCGCAATACTGTTCAACGGAATATATCGAACTTTTAAAAAAGCATGGTTGCCAAATTAGTATGAGTAAAAAAGGTGATCCGTATGACAATGCCTGCATTGAATCGTTTCATGCGACCATAAAAAAAGAAATGATTTATCGCCAAAAATTCCAAACAAAGAAAGCAGCCTTCAAAGCGATAAATGGTTATATTTCTAATTTTTATAATGAACATAGAAGACATTCGACCCTTGGCTATCGTTCACCGAACCAATTTGAACGCTTAACGTTTCAGAAACACGCAAGTTAATCTCAAAACCGTTTCAAGCGATGGAAATCAATTGTTCAAGCTCTTTGAACAATTGACTTCCATTGCCCACCAAACGCAGTGCGGTAGCTTTGAAGCTCTCACTTTTTTATGTCCACTTTCTTGACAGAAGACCAGGTCCGCTCAGGTGAGGGAGAAAATTGCTCAGACAACGACAATATCCGCTCAGACACGGGCATTATCCGCTCAGGTAGGAAGAAAAAACCCCCCAGTAGCACTGGAAAAAACGAAAATTGGAAACAAAACTGCTATAGATAGTCCCTCTAACCAACTTGAAATAATT
This window harbors:
- a CDS encoding IS3 family transposase, yielding MCRVLKVSTSGYYKWLAKQAAPITEKEEYKMKVTQKIKQSFHESYGTYGSPRVHKDLLEWGYPLSQKTVANIMRGLELCATQPRSYVTTTDSNHDALVYPNILKRMFYVEEPDQVWVADITYIRTLEGWVYLASIMDLYSRKIVAWEMADHMKVDLVLIALKKAFFIRRPKKGLIHHSDRGAQYCSTEYIELLKKHGCQISMSKKGDPYDNACIESFHATIKKEMIYRQKFQTKKAAFKAINGYISNFYNEHRRHSTLGYRSPNQFERLTFQKHAS
- a CDS encoding transposase; protein product: MIEITILKDVYRMTKKITQEYRDYVVKLVVEENRKVTELSYELGLGESSIHRWVKKYRDGKKQENGDVKYITPSELKKLEATYEKKLRDVEEENAILKKAMHIFAKNPQ
- a CDS encoding 4-hydroxy-tetrahydrodipicolinate synthase produces the protein MNLGRIGTAMITPFKEDGTINYPELERIINHLIDNGTDCIVACGTTSENPTMSTEEKIEVVRFTVEKAAGRVPVIAGTGDNETAYSIAMTHKAEENGADGIMLVAPYYNKPNQRGIFAHFETIAKETSLPVMLYNVPGRTGINVAYETSVALSKIPNIAWIKEASGNLDQMGDIIENVDADDNFLVYSGDDGLTLPLLAIGGAGIISVAAHVVGNDMQLMIKAFEEGNHKLAAKIHRALLPLVRALFAQPNPSPVKYAMTKLGFDTLNVRLPMMEMTDEEKANFDRIWDTYQEKARSFREINSYN